A stretch of the Polyangiaceae bacterium genome encodes the following:
- a CDS encoding dihydrofolate reductase: MITLYIATSIDGRVAGENDDLSWLELAGSGGRGGDYGYTAFYGTVDVTVMGSGTWQVCKGFDPWPYSDRECVVITRRTDLVPVKNETFATFDAEVWRERGQREHVYLCGGGGVVKLFLDADLVDRMELAVIPLVLGTGPSLFLDGVPARKWKLESSEAHPSGVVQSVYVREN; the protein is encoded by the coding sequence ATGATCACGCTCTACATCGCCACCTCCATCGACGGCCGAGTGGCCGGCGAGAACGACGACCTCTCGTGGCTGGAGCTGGCCGGCAGCGGCGGCCGCGGCGGCGACTACGGCTACACCGCGTTCTACGGGACCGTGGACGTGACGGTGATGGGGAGCGGCACCTGGCAGGTGTGCAAGGGCTTCGATCCGTGGCCTTACTCGGACCGCGAGTGCGTCGTGATCACGCGCCGCACCGATCTCGTCCCGGTCAAGAACGAGACCTTCGCGACGTTCGACGCCGAGGTCTGGCGCGAGCGCGGCCAGCGCGAGCACGTCTACCTGTGCGGCGGGGGCGGTGTGGTCAAGCTCTTTCTGGACGCCGACCTGGTCGATCGCATGGAGCTCGCGGTCATCCCGCTGGTGCTCGGCACGGGGCCGTCGCTGTTTCTGGACGGCGTGCCGGCGCGCAAGTGGAAGCTCGAGTCGAGCGAAGCGCACCCGAGCGGCGTGGTGCAGTCGGTGTACGTGCGGGAGAACTAG
- a CDS encoding acyl carrier protein: MSTPNAPSRDRVVAMVAKILKLDAAKISGSDRLREDLGMDSLASLELLSCISDELDVDIELDEAMELVTIDDACSFVDRVTLEQRGASAAS; encoded by the coding sequence ATGAGCACGCCTAACGCCCCGAGCCGCGACCGTGTGGTCGCCATGGTCGCCAAAATCCTGAAGCTGGACGCCGCCAAGATCAGCGGCAGCGATCGACTGCGCGAGGATCTGGGCATGGACTCCCTGGCGAGCCTCGAGCTCCTGTCCTGCATCAGCGACGAGCTGGACGTGGACATCGAGCTCGACGAGGCCATGGAGCTCGTCACCATCGACGACGCGTGCTCCTTCGTGGACCGCGTCACCCTGGAGCAACGTGGCGCAAGCGCCGCCTCCTGA
- a CDS encoding fatty acyl-AMP ligase — MAESDLGPALLESADPNSPPHETLLGALDAAVDSGAPFLTLHQGRQRTELTYRQAREGAWRVAAALRSRGIRRGDRVALLVPTSALFVEALLGSMLAGAIPVPLASPMTFGGVERYLKNLTVILKDAGAEWLVTYPRIKEAVAGDDTLRALLGNVITEADLDGAAPIDPRSASLSGSDIAFLQYTSGTTGKPKGVMISHRALVSNTYAIARGMSQTADDVGVSWLPLFHDMGLIGALLRSICHPGPLHVMPPERFIVKPIGWLKLMSEVGATLSPAPNFAYDLCTARIAELEDLRLDRWRVALNGSEPVHGPTLSRFFEKFGPVGFAPSAMMPVYGMAEATLAVTFSPVGRGSATLGVDRRTLEEQGRVLRSNAPDARAAVSVGKPLAGTRVSIVDEHGKQVEAGVVGEVRVAGPSLMDGYFRNDEASAAVLKDGWLSTGDLGFIADGTLFIAGRAKEMVIKAGRNLYPYDVERVVGELAGVRLGGVAAFGRENESTGTDDLVVVAETSETDPTGREALTRAIRGEVLAVLGIGVDDVRLWPVGAVPRTSSGKIRRKECARLVTEAGPA, encoded by the coding sequence ATGGCCGAATCGGACCTTGGGCCGGCGCTGCTCGAGAGCGCGGACCCCAACTCCCCACCCCACGAGACCCTGCTCGGCGCGCTCGACGCCGCGGTGGACAGCGGGGCACCTTTCCTCACCCTGCACCAGGGGCGGCAGCGCACGGAGCTGACGTATCGTCAGGCTCGGGAGGGCGCCTGGCGCGTCGCCGCCGCGCTGCGCTCCCGCGGGATCCGGCGCGGGGACCGCGTGGCGCTCCTGGTACCGACCTCGGCCCTGTTCGTCGAGGCGCTGCTCGGCTCGATGTTGGCCGGGGCCATCCCGGTGCCGCTCGCCTCGCCGATGACCTTCGGCGGCGTCGAGCGCTACCTGAAGAACCTCACGGTCATCTTGAAGGACGCGGGGGCCGAGTGGCTCGTGACCTACCCGCGCATCAAGGAGGCCGTCGCCGGCGACGACACGCTTCGCGCGCTGCTCGGCAACGTGATCACGGAGGCCGATCTGGACGGCGCGGCGCCCATCGATCCTCGGAGCGCGTCGCTGTCCGGCTCGGACATCGCCTTCCTGCAATACACCTCGGGCACCACGGGCAAGCCCAAGGGCGTGATGATCTCGCACCGCGCTCTGGTCTCGAACACCTACGCCATCGCCCGCGGCATGTCGCAGACCGCCGACGACGTCGGCGTCAGCTGGCTGCCGCTCTTCCACGACATGGGCCTGATCGGCGCGCTGCTCCGGTCCATCTGCCACCCGGGCCCGCTGCACGTGATGCCGCCGGAGCGCTTCATCGTGAAGCCCATCGGCTGGCTCAAGCTGATGAGCGAGGTCGGCGCCACGCTCTCGCCGGCGCCGAACTTCGCCTACGATCTCTGCACCGCGCGCATCGCCGAGCTCGAGGACCTGCGCCTCGACCGCTGGCGCGTCGCGCTGAACGGCTCCGAGCCCGTACACGGCCCCACTCTCTCGCGTTTCTTCGAGAAATTCGGCCCGGTGGGCTTCGCCCCGAGCGCGATGATGCCGGTCTACGGCATGGCCGAGGCCACGCTCGCCGTGACCTTTTCTCCCGTGGGACGCGGCTCCGCCACGCTGGGCGTGGACCGCCGCACGCTCGAGGAGCAAGGCCGCGTGCTGCGCTCGAACGCGCCCGATGCACGGGCCGCCGTGTCGGTCGGCAAGCCGCTGGCCGGCACCCGCGTGTCGATCGTGGACGAGCACGGCAAGCAGGTCGAGGCCGGCGTGGTCGGCGAGGTGCGCGTGGCCGGGCCTTCGCTCATGGACGGCTACTTCAGGAACGACGAGGCCAGCGCAGCGGTGCTGAAGGACGGCTGGCTCTCCACCGGCGACCTCGGCTTCATCGCCGACGGCACGCTGTTCATCGCCGGCCGGGCCAAGGAGATGGTGATCAAGGCCGGCCGCAACCTCTACCCGTACGACGTCGAGCGCGTGGTCGGCGAGCTCGCCGGCGTGCGCTTGGGCGGAGTCGCCGCCTTCGGTCGCGAGAACGAGAGCACCGGCACCGACGACCTGGTCGTGGTGGCCGAGACCAGCGAGACGGATCCGACGGGCCGCGAGGCGCTCACCCGTGCCATTCGCGGTGAGGTCCTCGCCGTGCTCGGCATCGGCGTGGACGACGTGCGCCTCTGGCCGGTCGGGGCGGTGCCGCGCACCTCCAGCGGCAAGATCCGTCGCAAGGAGTGCGCGCGCCTGGTCACGGAGGCGGGGCCCGCTTGA
- a CDS encoding B12-binding domain-containing radical SAM protein — MKLRFVYPKFSRHAEHHPELREAVPCNEYFGPPSLGIACLAAVTPESWDYDFRDDRVEDIGLDDDVDLVALSFFTPAATRGLELADEFRARGKKVVMGGIFPTMMPDVAAAHADAIVVGEGEGVWGDVLADAKAGTLEPRYGGSAVDPSTLPLPKVGLYIDKENDVYRPDDYPVQIARGCPLKCFACVLPTSMGPKLRHFGTEHTLAQIDQLAERGKLGSLTEDTSLFFGSGTQRRFGWLLDALTERDGPAPISYLGTSMPMIRATSSEFLTRMRKAGINMFYLVGGFDPFTMKAFTGKHPDALQNAHDAVKKAFDHGIEPYTSFLVGNDDDDEGTFDRMLEFADKAGIRKAEFAILTPYPGTAIWQRFVAEERIIDRTWARYNDANVVFRPKHMSPERLLAGYLYLWKEFYRSRQELRSLGREERTIQF, encoded by the coding sequence ATGAAGCTCCGCTTCGTCTACCCCAAGTTCTCCCGCCACGCCGAGCACCACCCGGAGCTGCGCGAGGCCGTACCCTGCAACGAGTACTTCGGCCCGCCGTCGCTCGGCATCGCCTGCCTGGCCGCGGTGACGCCCGAGAGCTGGGACTACGACTTCCGCGACGACCGCGTCGAAGACATCGGCCTCGACGACGACGTGGACCTGGTCGCGCTCTCGTTCTTCACGCCCGCCGCCACCCGCGGCCTCGAGCTGGCCGACGAGTTCCGCGCGCGCGGCAAGAAGGTGGTGATGGGCGGCATCTTCCCCACCATGATGCCCGACGTGGCCGCGGCCCACGCCGACGCCATCGTCGTCGGCGAAGGTGAGGGCGTCTGGGGCGACGTGCTCGCCGACGCCAAGGCCGGCACGCTCGAGCCCCGCTACGGCGGCTCCGCGGTCGATCCCTCGACCTTGCCCCTGCCCAAGGTCGGCCTCTACATCGACAAGGAGAACGACGTCTACCGGCCCGACGACTACCCGGTGCAGATCGCCCGCGGCTGCCCGCTCAAGTGCTTCGCCTGCGTCTTGCCGACCAGCATGGGGCCGAAGCTCCGCCACTTCGGCACCGAGCACACGCTGGCGCAGATCGATCAGCTCGCCGAGCGCGGCAAGCTCGGCTCGCTCACCGAGGACACCAGCCTGTTCTTCGGCTCGGGAACCCAGCGCCGCTTCGGCTGGCTGCTCGACGCGCTGACCGAGCGCGACGGCCCGGCGCCCATCAGCTACCTGGGCACCAGCATGCCGATGATCCGCGCCACCTCGAGCGAGTTCCTGACCCGCATGCGCAAGGCCGGCATCAACATGTTCTACCTGGTGGGCGGCTTCGATCCGTTCACGATGAAGGCCTTCACCGGCAAGCACCCCGACGCCCTTCAGAACGCCCACGACGCGGTGAAGAAGGCCTTCGATCACGGCATCGAGCCGTACACCTCGTTCCTGGTCGGCAACGACGACGACGACGAGGGCACCTTCGATCGCATGCTCGAGTTCGCCGACAAAGCCGGCATCCGCAAGGCCGAGTTCGCCATCCTCACGCCCTACCCGGGCACCGCCATCTGGCAGCGCTTCGTGGCCGAGGAGCGCATCATCGACCGCACCTGGGCGCGCTACAACGACGCCAACGTGGTCTTCCGCCCCAAGCACATGAGCCCCGAGCGCCTGCTCGCGGGTTACCTGTACCTGTGGAAGGAGTTCTACCGCTCGCGGCAGGAGCTGCGGAGCCTGGGGCGGGAAGAGCGGACGATCCAGTTCTGA
- a CDS encoding glutathione S-transferase — protein sequence MVAAPHLLHFRVSHYNEKVRWALDLKGVAHTREALVPGLHIPRVRFLTGQNKVPVLILDGEALAGSAQIIDELERRWPEPVLYPSDAKLRERALALQSHFDDEVAPDLRKLFWSCYFDRPADCARMATDGFGGALRVLWRGMYPVFKPAFRRNMRADRASVERARARLGEHFDRLEQEIGQSSYLVGDVFSVADLTAAAVFTAIIRPKGFPYPLPEPWPKELSEMKASIAGRSGCKWVEEIYAKHRGQSAEIL from the coding sequence ATGGTTGCGGCCCCCCACCTGCTCCACTTCCGCGTCTCCCACTACAACGAGAAGGTGCGCTGGGCCCTCGACCTGAAGGGCGTCGCGCACACGCGCGAGGCGCTGGTACCGGGGCTGCACATCCCGCGCGTGCGCTTCCTGACCGGACAGAACAAGGTACCTGTGCTGATCCTGGACGGCGAGGCGCTCGCCGGCTCCGCCCAGATCATCGACGAGCTCGAGCGACGCTGGCCAGAGCCGGTGCTCTACCCGAGCGACGCGAAGCTCCGCGAGCGCGCGCTCGCGCTTCAGTCTCACTTCGACGACGAGGTCGCGCCGGATCTGCGCAAGCTGTTCTGGTCCTGCTACTTCGATCGTCCGGCGGACTGCGCGCGCATGGCGACGGACGGCTTCGGCGGCGCGCTGCGCGTGCTCTGGCGCGGAATGTACCCGGTGTTCAAGCCGGCGTTCCGGCGCAACATGCGCGCCGACCGCGCGAGCGTGGAGCGCGCACGAGCGAGGCTTGGTGAGCACTTCGATCGGCTGGAGCAGGAGATCGGCCAGAGCAGCTACCTGGTGGGCGATGTGTTCAGCGTCGCGGATCTGACCGCCGCGGCGGTGTTCACCGCCATCATCCGACCAAAGGGTTTCCCGTACCCGCTCCCCGAGCCCTGGCCCAAAGAGCTCTCGGAGATGAAGGCGAGCATCGCGGGCCGCTCGGGCTGCAAGTGGGTCGAGGAGATCTACGCGAAGCACCGCGGCCAGTCTGCGGAGATCCTGTGA
- a CDS encoding transposase zinc-binding domain-containing protein → MLYQTVAEHWPAFLERAEEHGGLPRFVVKEFEEYLRCGRLEHGCLHLVCRECGYSELVAFSCKKRGFCPSCVGRRMADTAVHLEERVLPRVPIRHWICSLPWGLRALLGYDRKLCAEVVSAFMAEVDRSLRWRAKRELELASVADAHTGGVVAVQRTDSALRLNVHFHSLVLDGVYVHEGDDPQAPLEFRVLDTPTHADIAEVAARTAARVEKILRAHGRSLDPELGDDMPPELALDEHAHRSPTRPGPPRRSRRRARAIAGGRAHERRRAARQNWIVRSSRPRLRSSCRER, encoded by the coding sequence GTGCTCTACCAGACGGTGGCGGAGCACTGGCCGGCGTTCCTCGAGCGCGCGGAGGAGCACGGCGGACTGCCGCGCTTCGTGGTGAAGGAGTTCGAGGAATACCTTCGCTGCGGGCGACTCGAGCACGGCTGTCTGCATCTTGTCTGCCGTGAATGCGGGTACTCGGAGCTCGTGGCGTTTTCGTGCAAGAAGCGCGGATTCTGTCCGTCCTGCGTGGGGCGCCGCATGGCCGACACGGCGGTGCACCTCGAGGAGCGTGTTCTGCCCCGCGTGCCCATCCGCCACTGGATCTGCTCGTTGCCCTGGGGACTGCGCGCCCTGCTCGGCTACGACCGGAAGCTCTGCGCCGAGGTGGTGAGCGCGTTCATGGCGGAGGTGGACCGCTCGCTGCGCTGGCGAGCGAAGCGCGAGCTTGAGCTGGCGAGCGTCGCAGACGCGCACACGGGCGGCGTGGTGGCGGTGCAGAGGACGGACAGCGCGCTGCGCCTGAACGTCCACTTCCACTCGCTGGTGCTCGACGGCGTCTACGTGCACGAAGGCGACGACCCGCAGGCGCCGCTCGAGTTCCGCGTGCTCGACACACCCACACACGCCGACATCGCCGAGGTCGCGGCGCGCACGGCGGCGCGAGTCGAGAAGATCCTCCGAGCGCACGGGCGGAGCCTCGACCCCGAGCTCGGCGACGACATGCCGCCCGAGCTCGCCCTCGACGAGCATGCTCACCGCTCACCGACACGCCCTGGGCCGCCGCGGCGTAGCAGGCGGCGAGCCAGAGCGATCGCAGGTGGGCGAGCGCACGAGCGCCGGAGGGCTGCGCGTCAGAACTGGATCGTCCGCTCTTCCCGCCCCAGGCTCCGCAGCTCCTGCCGCGAGCGGTAG
- a CDS encoding NAD-dependent epimerase/dehydratase family protein: MKRALVIGGTGFIGVNLVDALLAEGVAVRVTTRPGSATLLLRKRAVERAPASLEEPEALCRAMDGCDTVFLTGAYYPRYSLDLDAALAEGVPGVKNACDAALAAGVERFVYTSTIATLAAAPAGRLADERDVMAEMPTGSVYRAVKWAMEQEVEAARARGLPVVTLLPGGCVGPNDVRVGTGAFIVGVVRGLLPWLVDGTVNMVDVADVAKAHVRAARAESGARFCLGGHDMQIRALLERVQRRYGGRVPTLELDPEEARARAEADERAAAPKRERVPVPREMVDLITTGQPVSNARAERELGIEFTPLDEALDRAHAWFAKLKLVPAVESRRNHEHA; the protein is encoded by the coding sequence TTGAAGCGCGCGCTGGTCATCGGTGGCACCGGGTTCATCGGCGTGAACCTGGTGGACGCGTTGCTCGCGGAGGGCGTCGCCGTGCGCGTGACGACCCGCCCGGGCAGCGCGACTCTGCTCCTGCGCAAGCGCGCGGTCGAGCGCGCGCCGGCGTCGCTGGAGGAGCCGGAGGCCCTCTGCCGCGCCATGGACGGCTGTGACACGGTGTTCCTCACCGGCGCGTATTACCCCCGCTACTCGCTGGATCTCGACGCCGCCCTCGCCGAAGGCGTACCGGGCGTGAAGAACGCTTGTGACGCCGCCCTGGCCGCTGGCGTCGAGCGCTTCGTCTACACCTCCACCATCGCCACCCTCGCGGCTGCGCCCGCGGGCCGCCTCGCCGACGAGCGCGACGTGATGGCCGAGATGCCCACGGGCAGCGTGTACCGCGCGGTGAAGTGGGCCATGGAGCAGGAGGTCGAGGCGGCGCGCGCGCGCGGACTGCCGGTGGTGACGCTCCTGCCGGGCGGCTGCGTCGGACCGAACGACGTCCGCGTCGGCACCGGCGCCTTCATCGTCGGCGTGGTGCGCGGTCTCTTGCCCTGGCTCGTGGACGGCACCGTGAACATGGTGGACGTCGCCGACGTCGCGAAGGCTCACGTGCGCGCGGCCCGCGCCGAGAGCGGCGCGCGCTTCTGCCTGGGCGGCCACGACATGCAGATCCGCGCGCTGCTCGAGCGCGTGCAGAGGCGCTACGGTGGCCGCGTCCCGACGCTCGAGCTCGACCCCGAGGAGGCCCGCGCCCGCGCCGAGGCCGACGAGCGCGCCGCCGCACCCAAGCGCGAGCGCGTGCCGGTCCCGCGCGAGATGGTCGATCTCATCACCACGGGGCAGCCCGTGTCGAACGCCCGCGCCGAGCGAGAGCTCGGCATCGAGTTCACCCCCTTGGACGAAGCCTTGGACCGCGCGCACGCCTGGTTCGCGAAGCTCAAGCTCGTCCCAGCCGTCGAATCCCGGAGGAATCATGAGCACGCCTAA
- a CDS encoding sel1 repeat family protein, producing the protein MADPGLSKPKLALGVLLWLASLAAATLPAIVVSLLDTPGGPLATHTVAFGVLTVVAGVGQLWSGVLALRGRRLPGVLLWGPALLPWAYVSALAAWHSRVVIPTTNVATLLSRGAYASGGLLFGVTVVAGLALSREPPGAARTPARVSLALGLGVVVGSAPAVELVWRLLSRFSIREHDSFVFFLPAWLITAILVLSLRRRAAQAAPGAAGLVSAFLLALWAPLLWGFASCLGALGDTSYALEPYGTPLPEVIGALRARCVALLCHTFAAALFFAVAFGALPAPRSRWLGKSAVSRASFGLVLALLSLASGAFARGLNSRLAMSPHFKGLPHSPTPIGMALSRTPPPTLSLEKEAPAAPQYPYAFPLEPENVRPTVPTDADRLMAEAREPPPEVPELPQKLPEPLPRFDRECQAGNGQSCASLAWLVSEVSLTRAPLVLAASLLDRGCRAGSHTACGRLGVALLRSWGVLEDTARGLGLLETACAEGSFDACGRLGTELAWGKYVAPDWERGRRLLNQACSERVWHACAVLARTTPSHFLSELERGTLDRKSNQAAASACAAGDVESCAFLDYRTPGNIPGGVSVYDLARRRWAGWPECQKELPLTCELARMSERMNASPLSTACRTGSLVACTTWVQESKPGTAERRRRASAACELGHPLHCAELASPTTPEGVRTLETACPSVALSLERSELDLTACEGAARAYHEGKLVPKSIGRALELYRRGCWDAPRYPNHAACVAMADIFMNGDGVTRDLGRALQILASDCAVDGRKSCARVAEHLERTAPDDESEERKKWRGYYRRRAE; encoded by the coding sequence ATGGCGGATCCCGGGCTCTCGAAGCCGAAGCTCGCGCTCGGCGTCCTGCTCTGGCTGGCGTCCCTCGCCGCAGCGACCCTGCCGGCGATCGTGGTGAGCCTGCTCGACACGCCAGGAGGGCCCCTCGCCACGCACACCGTTGCCTTTGGCGTGCTGACCGTCGTCGCCGGCGTCGGGCAACTCTGGTCGGGCGTGCTCGCGCTCCGGGGACGGCGCTTACCAGGGGTTCTGCTGTGGGGACCCGCGCTCCTGCCGTGGGCGTACGTGAGCGCGCTAGCGGCCTGGCACTCCCGGGTCGTCATCCCGACCACCAACGTCGCGACCTTGCTCTCGCGTGGCGCCTACGCGAGCGGCGGGCTGCTCTTCGGCGTGACCGTGGTCGCGGGCCTGGCGCTCTCGCGGGAGCCGCCGGGCGCAGCGCGCACGCCCGCACGCGTGAGCCTCGCGCTCGGCCTCGGGGTCGTCGTCGGGAGCGCACCTGCGGTCGAGCTGGTGTGGCGCCTGCTGTCGCGCTTCTCGATCCGCGAGCACGACTCCTTCGTGTTTTTCCTGCCGGCCTGGCTGATCACGGCCATCCTGGTGCTGTCCCTGCGGCGGCGCGCTGCGCAGGCTGCGCCGGGCGCCGCTGGGCTGGTGTCTGCGTTTCTGCTCGCACTCTGGGCCCCGCTCCTGTGGGGGTTCGCGTCTTGTCTGGGTGCGCTCGGAGACACGAGCTACGCCCTGGAACCGTATGGCACACCGCTGCCGGAGGTGATCGGCGCGCTGCGCGCGCGGTGCGTCGCGCTCCTTTGTCACACATTCGCGGCCGCGCTGTTCTTCGCTGTTGCGTTCGGCGCGCTGCCCGCGCCGCGGTCCAGGTGGCTCGGCAAGAGCGCCGTGTCGCGCGCGAGCTTCGGCCTCGTGCTCGCGCTGCTTTCGCTCGCGAGCGGGGCCTTCGCACGGGGCTTGAACAGCCGTCTGGCCATGAGCCCTCATTTCAAGGGACTCCCCCACTCGCCGACGCCCATCGGCATGGCCCTCTCGCGCACGCCGCCGCCGACCCTGTCCCTCGAGAAGGAAGCGCCTGCTGCGCCGCAATATCCCTACGCCTTTCCGCTCGAGCCCGAGAACGTGCGGCCGACGGTGCCCACGGACGCCGACCGCCTCATGGCGGAGGCACGCGAGCCGCCCCCGGAGGTCCCCGAGCTGCCGCAAAAACTCCCCGAGCCGCTGCCGCGCTTCGATCGCGAGTGCCAGGCGGGCAACGGTCAGAGCTGCGCGAGCCTCGCCTGGCTCGTGAGTGAAGTGAGCCTCACCCGCGCGCCGCTGGTCTTGGCGGCCTCGCTGCTCGACCGCGGCTGCCGCGCGGGCTCGCACACGGCCTGCGGGCGTCTGGGCGTCGCGCTGCTTCGGAGCTGGGGCGTCCTCGAAGACACGGCGCGGGGCCTCGGCCTGCTCGAGACGGCATGCGCCGAGGGGAGCTTCGATGCTTGCGGCCGGCTCGGCACCGAGCTCGCGTGGGGCAAGTACGTGGCCCCTGACTGGGAGCGCGGCCGGCGCTTGCTGAACCAGGCGTGCAGCGAGCGGGTCTGGCACGCCTGCGCGGTGCTCGCGCGAACGACTCCGTCGCACTTCCTGTCGGAGCTCGAGCGCGGCACGCTCGACCGGAAGTCGAACCAGGCTGCCGCGAGCGCCTGCGCGGCGGGCGACGTGGAGAGCTGCGCCTTCCTCGACTACCGAACCCCCGGGAACATCCCGGGAGGCGTCTCGGTGTACGACCTCGCCAGGCGGAGGTGGGCGGGCTGGCCCGAGTGCCAGAAGGAGCTGCCGCTCACCTGTGAGCTCGCGCGCATGAGCGAGCGGATGAATGCTTCGCCGCTCTCGACGGCGTGTCGTACCGGCTCCCTGGTTGCCTGCACCACCTGGGTCCAGGAGAGCAAGCCCGGCACGGCCGAGCGCAGGCGACGCGCGAGCGCGGCTTGCGAGCTGGGGCACCCCCTGCATTGCGCCGAGCTCGCCAGCCCAACCACGCCCGAGGGCGTGCGGACGCTGGAGACTGCCTGCCCCAGCGTCGCCCTCAGCCTCGAGCGAAGCGAGCTCGATCTGACTGCCTGCGAGGGCGCGGCCCGCGCGTACCACGAGGGCAAGCTGGTGCCGAAGAGCATCGGGCGCGCGCTCGAGCTGTACCGCAGGGGGTGCTGGGACGCCCCGCGCTACCCGAACCACGCGGCCTGCGTGGCCATGGCCGACATCTTCATGAACGGCGACGGGGTGACGCGCGACCTCGGGCGCGCGCTGCAGATCCTGGCGTCGGACTGCGCGGTGGACGGCAGGAAGAGCTGCGCGCGAGTGGCCGAGCACCTGGAGCGCACGGCACCGGACGACGAGAGCGAGGAGCGGAAGAAGTGGCGCGGATACTACCGGAGGCGAGCGGAATGA
- a CDS encoding acyl-CoA dehydrogenase family protein: MAQAPPPEPVAIGLGDPAALGAGLAVAHATAAEAEALPMVLGESKRLLASLCDAARIDREGVIPLEVRRALGEAGLFGLTVPDAHGGAGFSLKAACAVIAGMAEIERSTAIMVGLHSGLGTRPLVELGSQELKAQMLPEIAAGERIAAFGATEAEAGSDLTGIRTTGTEVDGGLRLDGEKVYVTNGGFAGCFTVLARTPGLGGARAHSLVFVPRDTTGVSIGPEEEKLGIRGSSTVTVTFENAVVPRSMILGEPGKGIEQAHAALSWGRTLMAAGCVGTARAALELTLSHVTSRRQSNRPIGDFGASRAHVARMASRLYASETLVRWVGHALASGQPVDELSLAAKVLCSEASFEICDRAIQLHGALGFIEPTGVARLLRDCRITRIFEGANDVLLVRGGAAVLGRKQLESARFALPGPLDREAKAWDALRARFVDACLSVRAEHGVGVVRHQLVLQAVARANLALTAALASLLRAHARPDEAALAKHAVEDLMLEAEEHLNDLARAVRDESRAHALSEELYASKKEPSP, encoded by the coding sequence GTGGCGCAAGCGCCGCCTCCTGAGCCCGTCGCGATCGGGCTCGGCGATCCGGCGGCGCTCGGCGCCGGCCTGGCGGTCGCGCACGCCACCGCGGCGGAGGCCGAGGCGCTGCCGATGGTGCTCGGCGAGAGCAAGCGCCTGCTCGCGAGCCTGTGCGACGCCGCTCGCATCGATCGCGAGGGCGTCATTCCCCTGGAGGTCCGCCGCGCGCTCGGCGAAGCCGGGCTCTTCGGGCTCACGGTTCCGGACGCGCACGGCGGCGCGGGTTTCTCCCTCAAGGCTGCCTGCGCGGTGATCGCCGGAATGGCGGAGATCGAGCGCTCCACCGCCATCATGGTCGGCCTGCACTCGGGCCTGGGAACGCGCCCGCTGGTCGAGCTCGGCAGCCAGGAGCTGAAGGCCCAGATGCTGCCCGAGATCGCGGCCGGCGAGCGCATCGCGGCCTTCGGCGCCACCGAGGCCGAGGCGGGCTCGGATCTCACCGGCATCCGCACCACCGGCACGGAGGTGGACGGCGGCCTGCGCCTGGACGGCGAGAAGGTGTACGTGACCAACGGCGGCTTCGCCGGCTGCTTCACGGTGCTCGCCCGCACTCCGGGCCTGGGCGGGGCGCGCGCTCACTCGCTGGTGTTCGTGCCCCGCGACACGACCGGCGTGAGCATCGGGCCCGAGGAGGAAAAGCTCGGCATCCGCGGCTCCTCCACCGTGACGGTCACGTTCGAGAACGCGGTCGTGCCCCGCTCGATGATCCTGGGCGAGCCCGGCAAGGGCATCGAGCAGGCGCACGCGGCCCTCTCCTGGGGTCGCACGCTGATGGCGGCGGGCTGCGTCGGCACCGCGCGCGCCGCTCTCGAGCTCACGCTCTCCCACGTCACCTCGCGCCGGCAGTCCAATCGCCCCATCGGCGACTTCGGCGCTTCGCGTGCCCACGTCGCGCGCATGGCCTCGCGGCTCTACGCCAGCGAGACCCTGGTGCGCTGGGTGGGACACGCGCTCGCGAGCGGGCAACCCGTGGACGAGCTCTCGCTCGCGGCCAAGGTGCTGTGCAGCGAGGCGAGCTTCGAGATCTGCGATCGGGCCATCCAGCTCCACGGCGCGCTGGGCTTCATCGAGCCGACGGGCGTGGCGCGCCTGCTCCGCGACTGCCGCATCACCCGCATCTTCGAGGGCGCGAACGACGTGCTCCTGGTGCGGGGCGGGGCCGCGGTGCTGGGGCGCAAGCAGCTCGAGTCAGCGCGCTTTGCGCTGCCCGGACCGCTGGACCGCGAAGCCAAGGCCTGGGACGCGCTCCGCGCCCGCTTCGTGGACGCCTGCCTGAGCGTGCGCGCCGAGCACGGCGTGGGTGTGGTGCGGCACCAGCTGGTGCTCCAGGCCGTGGCCCGCGCGAACCTGGCGCTCACCGCGGCCCTCGCGTCGCTCCTGCGCGCGCACGCGCGACCCGACGAGGCCGCGCTGGCCAAGCACGCCGTCGAAGATCTGATGCTCGAAGCCGAAGAGCACCTGAACGACCTCGCGCGCGCGGTGCGCGACGAGTCCCGAGCCCACGCGCTGAGCGAAGAGCTCTACGCATCGAAGAAAGAACCGTCGCCATGA